The genomic region ACGGGCTGCCGCGCGTCCTTGAGGCGCTCCAGAAGGCAAACGCTGAGGTCGTGCTTGTGTCGGACGACCTCAACACTGTGAGGGTAGAGGCGAAGTGCAAGAAGTGCGGGACGACGAAGTCGGAGATGGCTCAGGGCCCGACAAAGGGGCAGAAGATGCAGGAGATGATTTCAGAGCCATGCAAGAAGTGCGGCGCCCTGGAATACGAAGTGGCCGAGAAGGACGTGGTCGACGTCCTGGAAGAATTGGCGTTCCAAGTCGGCTCGAAGGTCGAGGTGATATCGTCAGGGACAGAGGAAGGGAACATGCTCAAGTCGTTCGGCGGCGTTGCCTCGATCCTTCGTTACAGGACCAGCTGATTCAGCCGCTCCGGACCGCAAATGGTTTAATTCCGAGCGTGGCGCCGTAATCAGGAGGTAGTGTTTTGCCACCAATTCGAATAGGCTTGATTGGGAAGACAAACGCCGGGAAGACGACTCTCTTCAACTCCATGACTTTGATGTCGGGTGAGATTTCGAACTATCCCTTCACGACCAAAGCGCCAGAGACGGGCGTGGCGAGCGTAGTGACGCTCTGCGTCCACAAGGAGTTCGGCGTCCAGGACGCCCCCGCCAACTCCAAGTGCGAAGACGGCTGGAGATTCGTGCCTGTCGAGGTAACGGACCTGCCCGGCTTGATTAAGGGGGCGTGGATGGGGAAAGGGCTCGGGAACCAGTTCCTCAGCGTCGCCGCGCAGTCTGACGCCCTGCTTCACGTGGTTGACGCGTCGGGCAGCGTGGACAAGGACGGGAGGATTACCGAACCAGGCACCGGCGACCCGCTGGCAGACTTCGCAGACGTGGAGCTCGAGCTTGTCCTGTGGTACACCAAGCTGTTCAGCAGCAACGTCACGAAGATCTCGAAGCTCTCGAAATCGCCGGGCTACGGGCTGCCGGACGCTGTGGCCGAGGTGCTCCAAGGCATAGGCGTGAGGAAGGAGCACGTGATCAAGGCGCTTAACGAGTCGCTGTTGAAGGAGAAGAATTTCGACAGCTGGAACGAGAAGGACACGCAGAACTTCTGCTGGATTCTGAGGGAGGTCTCGAAGCCGACTTTGATCATAGCGAACAAGATGGACCTGTCGTTCGCAGCCGAGAACTTCCAGAAGCTCAGGGAGACGCACAAGAGTTTGATCGTTGTCCCCACAAGCGGCGAGGCCGAGCTTACGTTGAGGAGAGCTGAGGCGAAGGGACTAATCAAGTATGTGCCGGGAGAAGAGAGGTTCGAGATATTGAGACCCCAGGACCTCAACGACGCGCAACGGAGCGCGTTGGCATACATCAGGAGGAAGGTGTTCGGCGAGTATCTGAGGACGGGCGTGCAGTTCGCGTTGAACATCGCCGTCTTCAAGCTTCTCGCCAACCTAACCGTGTACCCCGTGTATGACCCCGAAAAACTCACGGACAAGGATGGAAGGGTACTTCCAGACGTATATCTCCTACCGAGCGGATCGACAGTGGAAGACTTGGCAAGGGTTATTCATACCGAACTTGCGAAAGGTCTTCTATATGCCGTCGATGTCAGAACTGGCTTGCATCTCCCCTCAAACTATGAGCTGAGGGATAGAGACGTGTTGTCGATAGTGTCAACAGCGAAACGTGGCTAGCAAGAGCCTTAAAGACAGCACGCAGTTCTTTTCACCAGAGGACAGTTGTCGTACCGAGGACCGGCTCTCTCCGACCTGGAACTGAGGTATCCCTTCGCCCCGCGCTCCAGGAGGTTCTTCGAGTCGATCCCGGTGGAGGAGGGGTTGACTAGCAGAGAGGTCGTCCAGCAGGCAGAAGGCCGATTGCTGAACGCT from Nitrososphaerales archaeon harbors:
- the ychF gene encoding YchF-related putative GTPase, yielding MPPIRIGLIGKTNAGKTTLFNSMTLMSGEISNYPFTTKAPETGVASVVTLCVHKEFGVQDAPANSKCEDGWRFVPVEVTDLPGLIKGAWMGKGLGNQFLSVAAQSDALLHVVDASGSVDKDGRITEPGTGDPLADFADVELELVLWYTKLFSSNVTKISKLSKSPGYGLPDAVAEVLQGIGVRKEHVIKALNESLLKEKNFDSWNEKDTQNFCWILREVSKPTLIIANKMDLSFAAENFQKLRETHKSLIVVPTSGEAELTLRRAEAKGLIKYVPGEERFEILRPQDLNDAQRSALAYIRRKVFGEYLRTGVQFALNIAVFKLLANLTVYPVYDPEKLTDKDGRVLPDVYLLPSGSTVEDLARVIHTELAKGLLYAVDVRTGLHLPSNYELRDRDVLSIVSTAKRG